In a genomic window of Candidatus Babeliales bacterium:
- a CDS encoding pyridoxal phosphate-dependent aminotransferase, whose protein sequence is MIELSMPELKRIESVVRNNEGYLSFAQGALRLRGGIDASIKEYAQQILQTDKADYYQDALGILPLRKKIAEMLASEYQSPIGIDNVMITHGGSGALTCLALTLLSAGDEVILLEPSYPVYESIVKFSKAVPVFVPAFEMKKIQGEQQWVLDVSVIEQAITPHTKMLILSNPSNPCGTVLSREELEQLRRIAELHNIYLVVDEVYDDFIFEGQFYSSTPLIPQSDRVLRVGSFSKSLGMSGWRVGFLVAPFRLIKSISVMQGCAFNCPSVIGQYAALYGLEHKNDIIPRSFDQVKKSRDLACAFFDLLQEQGIVSYVKPTAGFYLFFKTQQEDSFELVMNILQEAKIAMAPGCDFGQTAKPFVRFCYARDPEVVVEGIKRLQDYFIRKNISQSVQMMSNSL, encoded by the coding sequence ATGATTGAGTTAAGTATGCCTGAGTTGAAAAGAATTGAATCTGTTGTGCGCAATAATGAAGGATACTTGTCTTTTGCTCAAGGAGCCTTACGTTTGCGTGGTGGTATTGATGCATCTATAAAAGAATATGCTCAACAAATTTTGCAGACTGACAAAGCTGATTATTATCAAGATGCTTTGGGTATTTTGCCATTACGCAAAAAAATTGCGGAAATGTTGGCAAGTGAGTATCAAAGCCCAATTGGCATTGATAATGTGATGATTACTCATGGGGGTAGTGGTGCTTTGACGTGTTTAGCATTGACACTTTTAAGTGCTGGTGACGAAGTTATTTTACTTGAACCGTCCTATCCCGTTTATGAAAGCATTGTAAAATTTTCCAAAGCAGTGCCGGTATTTGTGCCTGCGTTTGAAATGAAAAAGATTCAAGGTGAGCAGCAATGGGTGCTTGATGTGAGCGTTATTGAACAGGCCATTACACCACACACCAAAATGTTGATACTTTCAAACCCATCAAATCCCTGTGGTACGGTGTTGTCTCGTGAAGAGCTTGAGCAGTTGAGAAGAATTGCCGAGCTTCATAATATTTATTTAGTTGTTGACGAAGTGTACGATGACTTTATTTTTGAAGGACAATTTTATTCAAGCACACCGCTTATTCCACAGTCTGATCGTGTTTTGCGTGTTGGTTCTTTTTCAAAAAGTCTTGGTATGAGTGGTTGGCGTGTTGGTTTTCTTGTAGCGCCATTTCGTTTAATTAAGTCAATTTCTGTGATGCAAGGTTGTGCATTCAATTGTCCCAGTGTTATTGGGCAATATGCCGCGCTTTATGGCCTTGAGCACAAAAATGATATTATTCCACGCTCATTTGATCAGGTAAAAAAAAGTCGCGATCTTGCCTGTGCTTTTTTTGATTTACTGCAAGAGCAAGGCATTGTGAGTTACGTTAAGCCAACGGCGGGTTTTTACTTATTTTTCAAAACCCAACAAGAAGATAGTTTTGAGTTGGTAATGAACATTTTGCAAGAAGCAAAAATTGCTATGGCGCCAGGTTGTGACTTTGGGCAAACGGCAAAACCGTTTGTACGGTTTTGTTACGCGCGCGATCCTGAAGTAGTAGTTGAGGGTATTAAGCGTTTGCAAGATTATTTTATACGAAAAAATATTTCTCAAAGTGTTCAAATGATGAGTAATTCTTTGTAA
- the alaS gene encoding alanine--tRNA ligase translates to MNSLQIRKKFFDFFQKYNHTVVASSSLIPAEDPTLLFTNAGMNQFKDVFLGKEKRSYKRATSIQKCVRAGGKHNDLDQVGFTTRHLTFFEMMGNFSFGDYFKQEAMQFAWEFLTVEMGLQKKDLYVSVYEKDDESYNIWNKVLNIPEDHLVRLGMKDNFWAMGDTGPCGPCTEIYLDRGADQGCRSATCRPSCDCSRFIEIWNNVFMQYNRQEDGSLKELAQTGVDTGMGLERLCMVAQGVNSVFETDQFVLLTASIEKRTGVSYQQADEKMRANFHVIADHIRSSSLLIADGCAPSNDGRGYVLRKIIRRAALFAQKISDDKNLFSNLALDFIATMKDIYPELEVNKKLICSVLDSEIERFAQNLINGQGILQKYIEVNKQQGVSVISGDQTFKLYDTYGFPPELTMLMGQEDGFTVDFEGFEQEMAKQKELSGKKMKAGGAEEVSLDNMPTKFVGYEVLENESPIQFVSATDDHIWLSTKESPFYVECGGQVNDHGRITINNQTFTVVDLKKSGETFNPAILVKIPTTTVDGKPAQAINVGDTAHSIVEAAIREKTVKNHTATHMLQAALQQILGGHVKQAGSVVNDKHLRFDYAHHQAMTKQEIKQVEDLINQKIQADIKTNIMWTSLKDAQSRGVISFFGEKYNPEKVRIVEIPGFSAELCGGTHASSTGIIGCFKIVSDTALATGTRRIVAITGPGAVEMFQQTFDSVKQLSELFKVKQEDVLDAVQKQQATLQATQTQVKQLKKQLYKAFIPAWHNDIEQAGKVQFLYLELDDASADDMKQICTDLSKDKPGFYFLVSKATGRFTFFGYVSKECPHKIDLKQFAQFLQTTFNLKGGGSDSFLQGGGSEIPKVLKQELVNWLERQ, encoded by the coding sequence ATGAATTCTCTGCAAATCCGTAAAAAATTTTTCGACTTTTTCCAAAAGTACAACCATACCGTTGTTGCCAGCTCATCACTCATTCCAGCCGAAGACCCAACGCTGCTCTTTACCAATGCGGGCATGAACCAATTTAAAGATGTCTTTTTGGGTAAAGAAAAACGCTCATACAAACGAGCCACCAGCATTCAAAAGTGCGTACGCGCAGGCGGTAAACACAACGATTTGGACCAAGTTGGTTTTACCACACGCCATCTGACCTTTTTTGAAATGATGGGTAACTTTTCATTTGGCGACTACTTCAAACAAGAAGCTATGCAATTTGCATGGGAATTTTTGACAGTCGAAATGGGCCTACAAAAAAAAGATTTGTACGTTTCTGTTTATGAAAAGGACGATGAATCGTACAACATTTGGAACAAAGTTCTCAATATTCCTGAAGACCATTTGGTCAGACTTGGCATGAAAGACAACTTCTGGGCGATGGGCGATACCGGTCCATGCGGTCCCTGCACCGAAATTTATTTAGATCGCGGAGCTGACCAAGGTTGCCGCAGTGCAACCTGCCGACCAAGTTGCGACTGTTCTCGCTTCATTGAAATCTGGAACAACGTATTCATGCAATACAATCGCCAAGAGGACGGCAGCTTAAAAGAGTTGGCGCAAACTGGTGTAGACACGGGCATGGGCCTTGAACGGCTGTGCATGGTAGCGCAAGGCGTTAACAGCGTTTTTGAAACCGACCAGTTTGTACTTTTGACCGCAAGTATTGAAAAACGCACCGGCGTTTCATACCAACAAGCTGACGAAAAAATGCGCGCAAACTTTCATGTAATTGCCGACCATATCCGCTCATCTTCGCTCTTAATTGCAGACGGCTGCGCACCTTCAAACGATGGCCGCGGTTATGTTTTGCGCAAAATTATTCGTCGCGCTGCTCTGTTTGCACAAAAAATTTCTGACGACAAAAATTTGTTTTCAAACTTGGCGTTAGATTTTATTGCGACCATGAAAGATATTTATCCAGAACTTGAAGTAAACAAAAAGCTGATATGCTCAGTCTTGGACAGCGAAATAGAACGCTTTGCCCAAAACTTAATTAATGGCCAAGGTATTTTGCAAAAATATATTGAAGTTAACAAACAACAAGGCGTCAGTGTTATTTCTGGCGATCAAACGTTTAAGTTGTACGACACGTACGGCTTCCCGCCCGAGCTCACCATGCTCATGGGCCAAGAAGATGGCTTTACGGTTGACTTTGAAGGCTTTGAACAAGAAATGGCTAAACAAAAAGAACTTTCAGGTAAAAAGATGAAAGCAGGCGGAGCTGAAGAAGTTTCTCTTGATAACATGCCAACCAAGTTTGTTGGTTATGAAGTTCTTGAAAATGAAAGCCCTATTCAATTTGTGAGTGCTACCGACGATCATATCTGGCTCAGCACCAAAGAATCGCCATTTTATGTTGAATGCGGCGGCCAAGTAAACGACCACGGTCGCATTACCATCAACAACCAAACGTTTACTGTTGTTGATTTAAAAAAATCTGGCGAAACGTTTAACCCCGCCATTTTGGTCAAAATTCCCACAACCACCGTTGACGGTAAACCTGCACAAGCAATTAATGTTGGCGACACAGCGCATTCAATAGTTGAAGCAGCTATCCGCGAAAAAACCGTTAAAAACCACACCGCAACACACATGTTACAAGCAGCATTGCAACAAATTTTGGGCGGCCACGTTAAACAAGCAGGCTCGGTGGTTAACGACAAGCACTTACGCTTTGACTATGCACACCACCAAGCAATGACCAAGCAAGAAATTAAACAAGTTGAAGACTTGATCAACCAAAAGATTCAAGCCGATATTAAAACAAACATCATGTGGACGTCGCTCAAAGACGCACAAAGCAGAGGCGTCATCTCGTTCTTTGGTGAAAAATATAACCCAGAAAAAGTACGTATTGTTGAAATCCCCGGCTTTTCAGCCGAGTTGTGCGGTGGCACACACGCAAGCTCTACCGGCATTATTGGCTGCTTTAAAATAGTCAGCGATACCGCACTAGCAACTGGCACACGCCGCATTGTGGCAATTACCGGCCCCGGCGCTGTTGAGATGTTTCAACAAACCTTCGACAGTGTTAAGCAACTCAGCGAGCTGTTTAAAGTTAAACAAGAAGATGTTCTTGATGCAGTACAAAAACAACAAGCTACCTTGCAGGCAACACAAACGCAGGTTAAGCAGCTTAAAAAACAATTGTACAAAGCATTTATACCAGCATGGCACAACGATATTGAACAAGCTGGCAAGGTACAATTTTTGTATCTTGAGTTGGACGATGCCTCAGCTGATGATATGAAGCAAATTTGCACAGACTTAAGCAAAGATAAACCAGGCTTTTACTTCTTAGTTTCAAAAGCTACCGGTCGCTTTACCTTCTTTGGTTATGTAAGTAAAGAATGCCCACATAAAATTGACCTCAAACAATTTGCACAATTCTTGCAAACAACGTTTAATCTTAAAGGTGGCGGTAGCGACAGCTTCTTGCAAGGTGGCGGTTCTGAGATTCCAAAAGTGTTGAAGCAAGAGCTGGTCAACTGGCTAGAAAGACAATAA
- a CDS encoding HEPN domain-containing protein — MPGVKDWLRKASNDLKASKKLSDDDETFDCSVYHTHQCAEKALKAFIVLAQLPIPKTHDLGLLLVRCVALDSDLMFLNEESKNLNSYGQDSRYPNDYFYVDRKSAEEAIIMAEKVLTTVKRKICRTS, encoded by the coding sequence ATGCCAGGAGTTAAAGATTGGCTTAGAAAGGCATCGAACGATTTAAAAGCTTCTAAAAAATTGTCTGATGATGACGAAACGTTTGATTGTTCAGTCTATCATACTCATCAATGTGCAGAAAAAGCTTTGAAAGCTTTTATTGTTCTCGCTCAACTTCCTATTCCCAAAACGCACGATCTTGGATTGCTTTTGGTGCGTTGCGTAGCTCTTGATTCAGATCTTATGTTTCTCAATGAAGAAAGTAAAAATTTGAATTCTTATGGTCAAGATTCACGATATCCAAATGATTATTTTTATGTTGATAGAAAAAGTGCTGAAGAAGCTATAATAATGGCGGAAAAAGTATTAACAACAGTGAAGAGGAAAATTTGCAGAACTAGCTGA
- a CDS encoding VTT domain-containing protein yields MKWIKRIYDWMGSKVEHPHANWWLFGLFFIESSFFFIPVDPLLILFCVHNRKRSFFYASVATVASVLGGMFGYLIGSTLWDSIGFKLVSWIISEATFNHVVAQYSLYESWAVFIAGFTPIPYKAVTISAGFCKLPFMPFVGYSILARGARFFLVAGAIRKWGVAIKRFIDDYFNYLVVAFTILLILSCSVFKGAI; encoded by the coding sequence ATGAAGTGGATCAAACGAATTTATGATTGGATGGGTAGTAAAGTTGAACATCCTCATGCCAACTGGTGGTTGTTTGGTCTCTTTTTTATTGAATCTTCATTTTTCTTTATTCCTGTAGACCCATTACTCATTCTTTTTTGTGTGCATAATCGCAAGCGTTCATTTTTTTACGCAAGCGTTGCAACTGTTGCTTCGGTGCTGGGTGGCATGTTTGGTTATTTAATTGGCTCAACATTGTGGGATAGTATTGGTTTTAAATTAGTTTCGTGGATTATTTCTGAAGCAACATTTAATCATGTTGTTGCACAATATTCCTTGTATGAGTCATGGGCTGTATTTATAGCCGGCTTTACCCCCATTCCTTACAAAGCAGTGACAATTTCTGCTGGTTTTTGTAAATTACCGTTTATGCCCTTTGTGGGGTATTCTATTCTTGCGCGCGGGGCACGATTCTTTTTAGTTGCGGGTGCCATTCGTAAGTGGGGGGTAGCAATTAAGAGATTTATTGATGACTATTTTAATTACCTCGTGGTAGCATTCACCATTTTGCTCATTTTGAGCTGTAGCGTCTTTAAAGGAGCCATATGA
- a CDS encoding glycine--tRNA ligase, which yields MSSAPVTLDKITALCKRRGFVFQAAEIYSGLNGVYDFGPLGVQLKQNIKAAWLKNMTSWPEEVLLLDGSILGPESVWQASGHLENFSDPMVDCLNCKKRFRSDEEGFDIARPCPSCGVKNWTDVRQFQLMFETNLGAVAASKAYLRPETAQAIFINFKNVFTSNRVKIPFGIAQIGKAFRNEITPKQFLFRMREFEQMEIEFFCKGEQADAFFETWLERRKAFYEQIGLNKDKIRLRPHAADELSHYSKCCTDVEYNFPFGWKELEGIANRTDFDLSRHSQFSGKELAVFDEETKTSYVPHVVECSVGVDRLFLTLLFDAYHEDEVDGEVRTVLRFHPAVAPVTAAILPLTNKLKEQTSKIYLDLKKNGYRVQLDESGSIGKRYRRQDEIGTPVCFTFDFDSLEDGKVTARDRDTLQQERIAIDKLQEYLDQKLKG from the coding sequence ATGTCGAGCGCGCCGGTTACCCTAGACAAAATCACCGCCTTGTGTAAACGAAGAGGGTTTGTGTTTCAAGCTGCTGAAATTTATTCTGGCTTGAACGGTGTGTATGATTTTGGTCCTTTAGGCGTTCAACTTAAACAGAATATCAAGGCTGCCTGGCTTAAAAACATGACAAGCTGGCCAGAAGAAGTACTGTTGCTTGATGGTTCCATTTTGGGGCCTGAATCTGTGTGGCAGGCATCGGGACATCTTGAAAATTTCAGCGACCCAATGGTTGACTGCTTGAACTGCAAAAAGCGCTTTCGGTCAGACGAAGAGGGCTTTGATATTGCGCGTCCTTGTCCTTCCTGTGGCGTTAAAAACTGGACTGACGTTCGACAATTCCAATTAATGTTCGAAACTAATCTTGGTGCGGTTGCGGCAAGCAAAGCTTATTTGCGCCCAGAAACTGCTCAAGCAATCTTTATCAATTTCAAAAATGTTTTTACCAGTAATCGCGTCAAAATACCTTTTGGTATTGCGCAAATTGGTAAAGCGTTTCGTAATGAAATTACCCCAAAACAATTTTTGTTCCGCATGCGTGAGTTTGAGCAAATGGAGATCGAATTTTTTTGCAAGGGTGAGCAAGCTGATGCGTTTTTTGAAACCTGGCTTGAGCGCCGTAAAGCTTTTTATGAGCAAATTGGCTTGAACAAAGACAAAATTCGTTTGCGTCCGCATGCAGCAGACGAACTCTCACATTATTCTAAATGTTGTACCGATGTTGAATACAACTTCCCATTCGGCTGGAAAGAGCTTGAAGGTATTGCAAACCGCACTGACTTTGACCTTTCGCGCCATTCACAATTTTCTGGCAAAGAGCTGGCGGTATTTGATGAAGAAACAAAAACATCATATGTTCCGCACGTTGTTGAGTGCTCAGTTGGTGTTGACCGTCTTTTCTTAACGTTGTTGTTTGACGCGTATCATGAAGATGAAGTTGACGGCGAAGTGCGTACTGTGTTACGCTTTCATCCCGCTGTGGCACCAGTTACGGCTGCAATTTTGCCGTTGACCAACAAATTAAAAGAGCAGACAAGCAAAATCTACCTTGATTTGAAAAAGAACGGCTATCGCGTACAGCTTGATGAATCAGGTTCTATTGGTAAGCGTTATCGCCGTCAAGACGAAATTGGAACGCCGGTTTGTTTTACTTTTGACTTTGATAGTCTTGAAGATGGTAAAGTTACCGCGCGTGATCGCGATACACTGCAACAAGAGCGTATAGCTATTGATAAGCTGCAAGAGTATCTTGATCAAAAATTAAAGGGATAG
- a CDS encoding fasciclin domain-containing protein has protein sequence MKQYLFLMLLIFAHLQAAPRDPRDINPLFEKPIPNRESTIMGFVERPGTFKQMYALLDELKLDIKLGKNNLIGGNDGKYTLFLPTDDALIRFGMLGLLRTDDAVKKNLLEKFVEYHIVPDNVSRRALKEGPRRYLNTLTKKNLLLKDIPKPLYSVELVNGRVYVIDEVLINPELKEYLRVPAVASQAGR, from the coding sequence ATGAAGCAATATTTATTTCTGATGCTCTTGATTTTCGCTCATTTGCAAGCAGCCCCCCGCGATCCGCGTGATATCAATCCTCTTTTTGAAAAGCCAATACCAAATCGTGAGTCAACGATTATGGGTTTTGTTGAGCGTCCTGGTACATTTAAGCAAATGTATGCTCTTTTGGATGAGTTAAAGCTTGATATCAAATTGGGGAAAAATAATTTAATTGGTGGAAACGATGGTAAATATACGTTGTTTTTGCCAACTGACGATGCCTTAATTCGCTTTGGTATGCTTGGTTTGCTTAGGACCGATGATGCAGTCAAAAAAAATCTCCTTGAAAAATTTGTTGAGTATCATATTGTTCCAGACAATGTTTCTCGACGAGCGTTGAAAGAAGGGCCTCGTCGTTATTTAAATACGCTGACGAAAAAAAATCTTTTGCTCAAAGACATTCCCAAGCCGCTTTACTCTGTTGAATTAGTTAACGGCAGAGTCTATGTTATTGATGAGGTTTTAATTAATCCCGAACTTAAAGAATATTTACGAGTTCCTGCGGTTGCAAGTCAAGCAGGTAGATAG
- a CDS encoding PBP1A family penicillin-binding protein, whose protein sequence is MVLRVFFATGFLSFCLFLGAGFFFLENHWVDCSLLEQEAKACPSVVLDDQGNELARFELDRRELISYPQIPDVVVKAFVAAEDHQFFNHVGFSIKGIIRSALVNLYNGRVVQGASTITQQVARLLYLSHERTWWRKIKELFVALQLERQLSKEQILELYLNNMYFGRGIYGVQAACKRFWNKSVDQVVLHEAAMLAAVAKSARFYSPLNAPLTARRRRNVVLRSMCTLGFIGKHEFEEARETPLEIEDYIPGNPIRLYIQEWVRAWAENKWGKDALYSKGLRIKTTINVAMQQAAEDAFAPKIKKMREEMGEVLNGGMVCVHASTGAIKAFVGGYDFKKSQFNRAFQAYRQTGSSFKPILYSLAMTSGFEMDNVFIDEPIELVSDQGKIWKPRNWNRKFEGSMTLVRALAFSNNIIAVKLLMQIGAPKIAAWARHFGIVRDLTPYPSLALGTAHASVEENVAAFNVFANNGVYVKPHLVEWVKDEWGRKMWEHEPVEQRVLDTKTNSKMVKALTYRLIFSKPVYEKKGWLQSEAIGKTGSTNEAMTTWFVGSTPEYTTAIYVGRDDNKPMGKYVYASSTAFPIWLNFCKQLPCTKKNFYYDPDLKPVSINWLTGRQTTQSDPAMVTILQ, encoded by the coding sequence ATGGTTTTACGCGTATTTTTTGCAACTGGCTTTTTAAGCTTTTGTTTATTTTTGGGTGCTGGTTTTTTCTTTCTTGAAAATCATTGGGTTGATTGTTCGTTGCTTGAGCAGGAGGCAAAGGCGTGCCCTTCGGTTGTTTTGGACGATCAAGGCAATGAGCTGGCACGCTTTGAGCTTGACCGGCGCGAGCTGATTTCTTACCCACAAATTCCTGATGTTGTTGTAAAAGCGTTTGTAGCAGCTGAAGACCATCAATTTTTTAACCATGTTGGTTTTTCAATAAAAGGTATTATTCGCTCTGCACTGGTAAATTTATACAATGGCCGTGTGGTGCAGGGTGCTAGCACCATAACTCAGCAGGTAGCACGCTTGTTGTATCTTTCGCACGAGCGCACGTGGTGGCGCAAAATCAAAGAACTGTTTGTAGCGCTGCAGCTTGAGCGGCAGCTGAGCAAAGAACAAATTTTAGAACTTTATTTAAACAATATGTATTTTGGACGTGGCATTTATGGCGTACAAGCTGCATGCAAACGTTTTTGGAACAAATCGGTTGACCAGGTGGTGCTGCACGAGGCGGCAATGTTGGCAGCCGTTGCAAAGTCGGCACGTTTTTATTCGCCGCTCAACGCACCGCTGACTGCGCGCAGGCGCCGCAATGTGGTGCTGCGCAGCATGTGCACGCTGGGCTTTATTGGCAAGCACGAGTTTGAAGAAGCCCGTGAAACGCCGTTGGAAATTGAAGATTACATTCCGGGAAACCCAATCCGTTTGTATATTCAAGAGTGGGTGCGGGCGTGGGCTGAAAATAAATGGGGCAAAGACGCGCTGTATTCAAAAGGCTTGCGCATAAAAACGACTATCAACGTTGCCATGCAGCAGGCGGCAGAAGATGCCTTTGCGCCAAAAATAAAAAAAATGCGCGAAGAAATGGGCGAAGTTTTAAATGGCGGCATGGTGTGTGTGCATGCTTCAACTGGTGCAATTAAAGCATTTGTTGGTGGGTATGATTTTAAAAAATCACAATTCAATCGTGCTTTTCAAGCGTATCGGCAAACGGGTTCTTCGTTTAAACCAATTTTATATTCTTTGGCCATGACATCCGGATTTGAAATGGACAATGTGTTTATTGACGAGCCAATTGAGCTTGTTTCAGATCAGGGAAAAATTTGGAAGCCGCGCAATTGGAACCGTAAATTTGAAGGTTCTATGACGCTGGTGCGCGCACTTGCTTTTTCGAACAACATTATTGCGGTTAAATTGTTGATGCAAATTGGCGCGCCAAAAATTGCGGCCTGGGCGCGGCACTTTGGTATTGTGCGTGATTTAACGCCGTATCCATCGTTGGCTCTTGGTACTGCGCATGCATCGGTTGAAGAAAACGTTGCAGCATTTAATGTTTTTGCCAACAATGGGGTGTACGTTAAGCCTCATCTGGTTGAGTGGGTTAAAGATGAGTGGGGCCGTAAAATGTGGGAGCATGAGCCGGTAGAGCAACGTGTTCTTGATACCAAAACTAATTCAAAAATGGTTAAAGCATTAACATACCGTCTAATTTTTTCTAAACCGGTGTACGAAAAAAAAGGATGGTTACAAAGTGAAGCGATTGGAAAAACCGGTTCAACTAACGAAGCCATGACAACGTGGTTTGTTGGTTCAACGCCAGAATATACTACCGCCATTTATGTTGGCCGTGATGACAATAAGCCCATGGGCAAGTATGTTTACGCCAGCTCAACTGCTTTTCCAATTTGGCTTAATTTTTGTAAACAATTGCCGTGCACCAAGAAAAATTTTTATTATGATCCGGATCTCAAACCGGTTAGTATCAATTGGCTTACGGGCCGCCAAACAACTCAAAGCGATCCGGCAATGGTAACTATTTTGCAGTAA
- a CDS encoding ankyrin repeat domain-containing protein yields the protein MKNNGILIYCALVMFMGLGASFYCAQRFLNGVSSTEQLCLAVAAPSARWSLLQRSLYLKNSSMLKFLLKKGVDVNEPDAQGRTALHYAASLGFVVGVELLCAHGATVWCQDNKGYTPLHCAVGKGRAAWVAQAQYAKIVDCLTKNASCDLQDFKGRTPLHYAAMHGHDLLVAQLLAKDVQVDCQDKFGRTPLHYAAGAVTGYRSASKDYDNVVDLLLRAGAQLEKIDNSGKAPLHYAAASGASCIVSLLTKQGAVLDCCDHDGATPLHYAAGKDTLRFKPRQYFPHVRYRAQMRAYGRQYERALREHSLIIAHLGSLGASGQLLDQYGKTALDYARSSSHERLFFFLENSNRK from the coding sequence ATGAAGAACAACGGAATACTTATTTATTGTGCGTTAGTGATGTTTATGGGCCTTGGTGCGTCGTTTTACTGCGCCCAAAGATTTCTTAATGGTGTGAGCAGCACTGAACAGTTGTGCTTGGCAGTAGCTGCTCCTTCAGCGCGGTGGTCTTTGCTCCAGCGATCTCTGTATCTTAAAAACAGTTCTATGCTCAAATTTTTGCTTAAAAAAGGTGTTGATGTTAACGAGCCAGATGCGCAAGGTCGCACTGCGTTGCATTATGCTGCCTCGCTTGGTTTTGTTGTGGGTGTTGAGTTGTTGTGTGCGCATGGAGCTACTGTGTGGTGCCAGGATAACAAGGGTTATACGCCGTTACATTGTGCCGTAGGCAAAGGGCGAGCTGCTTGGGTAGCCCAAGCGCAGTATGCAAAAATTGTTGATTGCTTAACTAAAAATGCATCGTGTGATTTGCAAGATTTTAAAGGTCGCACGCCGTTGCACTATGCTGCCATGCATGGACATGATCTTTTGGTTGCGCAGTTGTTGGCAAAAGATGTGCAGGTTGATTGCCAAGATAAGTTTGGTAGAACGCCCTTGCACTATGCCGCGGGGGCGGTAACGGGGTATCGTTCAGCTTCAAAAGATTATGATAACGTTGTTGATTTGTTGCTCAGGGCTGGTGCTCAACTAGAAAAAATAGATAACAGCGGTAAAGCGCCTTTGCATTATGCTGCTGCGTCGGGTGCTTCGTGTATTGTTTCTTTATTAACCAAGCAAGGAGCAGTTCTTGATTGTTGCGATCATGATGGTGCAACGCCGCTGCATTACGCTGCCGGAAAAGATACCTTGCGCTTTAAGCCTCGCCAATATTTTCCGCATGTGCGTTATCGGGCCCAAATGCGGGCTTATGGCCGGCAGTATGAACGTGCGTTGCGTGAACATAGCCTTATTATTGCTCATTTAGGCTCATTGGGCGCTTCTGGGCAGCTTTTGGACCAATATGGTAAAACGGCGCTTGATTATGCTCGCTCCAGCAGCCACGAAAGGCTCTTCTTTTTTCTGGAAAATTCAAATAGAAAATAG